GTCGACCCGCCGGTAGTGAACCGTGGCTGTGATTTCTTTGTTCTCGATCTCACAGCCCTCGTGATCGATCTCCGTTTCGAGGCGGTTACAGACAGTCTGGATCTTCGATCGGATCGCGTCGGGATCCGACAGGGGGGATACGCCGTCGAGTTCGAGTCCGTGGTTGCCGGCGTACTCGACGCCGGCAACCCCTACGCGATCGCGCACGTCGTCTAACGCGCGCCCGCTGATCACCGCGATGTCGATCCGTTCCAGTCGGCTGAGTGCTTGTACCACCTGTTGATTTTCGGCCGTCGGTTGGGCGGCCGATGGATCGTCAACGTGGGGCGCGAGCGTCCCGTCGAAATCGAGGCCGAGAAACAGCCGTTGTGCCTCGGCGGTTGCGAACCGCTGGCCCAGCCGGTCGACCTCGTCGAGTAGTCGGGGAACCGACGGGGCTGTGTCGTGGTGTCCGTCCGTAGAATCCTCCATCCGTCGTTACGACCCCGTATTTCCTCGGAGCTGATCGACAGTGTCGAACATGTCGTGTAGCCACGCATTGATGTCGTTGTTGTGTACTTTTCGTCGGAGGCGACGCGATCTGTGTCGTCGTTCGGCTTCGGGCATCGTGATCGCCTGTTCGATCGCGTCGGCGTGAGCTTCGGTGTCGTAGGGATTGACCGAGATCACCGCGTCACCCAGTCGTTCGTGAGACCCGGCGAGTTCGCTCAACACGAGGACGCCGTCGTCGTCGATCTGTGAGGCGACGTACTCTTGGGCAACGAGATTCATGCCGTCCCGAAGCGGACTCACGAGGGCAACGTCGCTGTAGCGGTACAAACCACACAACGTGTCTCTCGGGAGTTTCTCTCCGATCATGATCACCGGTTGCCAGTCGTCCGAGCCAAAGCGAGCGTTGATCCGATCGATAATGGTGCTGACGCGGTCTTGAAGCTGCTGATACGCCGGGATTTCGGACCGGCTTTCCGATCCCTTTTGAACGTAGGTGAAGTCACCCCGCCACTCGGGCCGTTCTGCCCAGAGATGTTCGAGCGCTTGGAGCCGTTCGGGAATGCCCTTTGTGTAATCCAATCGGTCTACACCGAGGACGACCCGGAGATCCGATGCCAACCCGAACTCGTTTTTGAACTCCTGCCACATCGATTCTGGGACGTTCGTGCTCTGTCGTTTGATCGTGTCTGCGTCGACGCCCATCGGGAACGCTTTCACGACCGTCTCACGTCCTCCGTGACAAATCCGTCCGCTGTCGTAGTCGACGTCGGCGTGTTCGACCAGCGTCTCGACGCACTCTAAGAAATTCTGACAGTACTGAGAGACGTGAAATCCGATGAGATCGTTTCCGAGTAACCCTTCGAGCAGCTCCTGGTGTTGTGGACACGCCCGAAACGCGTCGACTGGTGGCCATGGAATGTGCCAGAAATGGAGAATGAACTGGTCAGACGAACACTGTGAACGGACGAGCTGGGGGGCACACGCAAGATGATAGTCCTGAAACCATATTACCGAATCGTCGGTCGTGTGTTCGAGCACCTGGTCCGCGAACTTTCGGTTTACCGCACGATACTGTCGCCACTGCTCGCTATCGAACTCCGTGTTTCCCATTGCGAGGTGGCACAACGGCCACAGAGCACGATTGCTGTATCCATAGTAGTAGCCATTTACGTCCGAGTCGCTAAGCCACAGTCGCTGTAGCGTGTATTGAGGGTCTTCCGGCGGAACCGAAAGCTTCCCATCCTCGTCTGTCGTGTCTCGGTCTGCCCCGCCGTCTCCCCACGCGATCCACGTGCCGTTGAGACGCTGCATGACCGGATCCAATCCAGCAGTGAGTCCACCCGTGGGACGATCGACCGTGATCGTCGATTCGCCTTCCCCGTTTTGCTGATACCGGTGGCGGTATGGCTGGCGATTCGAAACGACGATCACCGTGTCGTTCGAGAGGGATGTAGCGATCTCTGACCCCTCTTTTCCTTTCGTTTGTGAGATCTGGTGTGATGATATGCCTGTCGCCGACCGCCAGTCGTTGGACATGATTGTGCTATTGATCCTACACTATGAGCCAAGGTAGGCCCTTCGCCTGCGTATGCGACCACAACACGAACGACCGTTTCTACCGGTCTTTGAACGTCTTTTTCGTGTACCGTTCGGGCGGGCCGTTTGCTCGTGAATCGATATCGACCGATCTCTCACAGTTCAATGTGCCTATAGATTCTGTTGCACATACCCTGTGTTATCTCCGGTATCGGTCGATATCGGTGAAACTGGTGTTACTCACCATCCGAATGATAGACGCCGATACCCGCTTACCGTAGCGCATCCGAACGAGCGACAATACGTGTTGCAATACTGTTTATTTTCTACAACATACCGATAGCTTGTACTATCATGCCATCTCTTTATTAGTTTCATTCTCTGCACGGATCACTGGTCTCTTGGCTGCTCCCGGTAGTAGCCCACGAACTGATCCGGTGGTTGACGAGACCACACTGCTGTGGAGACGAGAAGTAGTGCTGATCGGGACCGAACTACAGTTGGTCTGGTGGTGGGAACCGACGGTCATCGTTCTGTCGGTACTCCTCGGCACCAGTAATCATCGGCGTCGACCGGGATGGGGCAAGCGTATCGAGCCGTGATTTCACGTCGAGGGCATCAAGACGGCCGCGCTCAGCCCGAGCTGATCGAATGGCAGAGAGGTATGAGCGGACCGCCGATACCGCATCGTCGTACGTCGATGCGTATCCTACCGTCTCCGTCCGAGCCATCCCGTCCAGTTCGAGCGTGTACGCGACTTTCCACCGTGATCCGACATCGATCGCGAGCGATGGGGTGGCCGTCTTGCTCACTCGGATCGTGATTCGACCGCTCTCACAGGGAATCGGAATCGTTTCCTCCCGTGCTTGTCCGTTGAGAGGACCGTCTACCCTGTCTGGGGGTGGCCACATATCATATGAAACTCATTGTACACTAATAGGATCTATGCCTGCGTGTGCCTGTTATGACATACCAGTAGACATCGGAAGACGAACAATCGCGGCGTAACTGGCTACACGGAAGGGCTTTATCGCGGGAACGTGTGGGAGCAGTGTGCAAGTCGTCGGGTATCGCTCGGATGCCGGGACGCTTCAGGTGGCGAGTGCCGGGTC
The sequence above is drawn from the Halocatena salina genome and encodes:
- the otsB gene encoding trehalose-phosphatase, giving the protein MEDSTDGHHDTAPSVPRLLDEVDRLGQRFATAEAQRLFLGLDFDGTLAPHVDDPSAAQPTAENQQVVQALSRLERIDIAVISGRALDDVRDRVGVAGVEYAGNHGLELDGVSPLSDPDAIRSKIQTVCNRLETEIDHEGCEIENKEITATVHYRRVDDERTTARIRSIVDTVVEDGGGLRCTRGANIVEIRPAIDWDKGEAVRWFLQRYSEECLPMYIGDDTTDEDVFRAIAPEGIGVHVGTDETAATYRVDGVGEVTTVLQWLADTGMDELVGKGDSSP
- a CDS encoding alpha,alpha-trehalose-phosphate synthase (UDP-forming) produces the protein MSNDWRSATGISSHQISQTKGKEGSEIATSLSNDTVIVVSNRQPYRHRYQQNGEGESTITVDRPTGGLTAGLDPVMQRLNGTWIAWGDGGADRDTTDEDGKLSVPPEDPQYTLQRLWLSDSDVNGYYYGYSNRALWPLCHLAMGNTEFDSEQWRQYRAVNRKFADQVLEHTTDDSVIWFQDYHLACAPQLVRSQCSSDQFILHFWHIPWPPVDAFRACPQHQELLEGLLGNDLIGFHVSQYCQNFLECVETLVEHADVDYDSGRICHGGRETVVKAFPMGVDADTIKRQSTNVPESMWQEFKNEFGLASDLRVVLGVDRLDYTKGIPERLQALEHLWAERPEWRGDFTYVQKGSESRSEIPAYQQLQDRVSTIIDRINARFGSDDWQPVIMIGEKLPRDTLCGLYRYSDVALVSPLRDGMNLVAQEYVASQIDDDGVLVLSELAGSHERLGDAVISVNPYDTEAHADAIEQAITMPEAERRHRSRRLRRKVHNNDINAWLHDMFDTVDQLRGNTGS